One part of the Brevundimonas subvibrioides ATCC 15264 genome encodes these proteins:
- the ptsP gene encoding phosphoenolpyruvate--protein phosphotransferase: protein MTRGPRVLLRQIREAMADGGPAQGRLDVVVTTIAQSMVAEVCSIYLRRASGELELFATHGLNRDAVHATRLKAGEGLVGEVARMAQPISLSDAPNHPSFSYRPETGEDPYHAFLGAPLLRGGRAIGVLVVQNKSERRYDPDEVEDIQTIAMVLAETVASGELLAQEELRDIEVAPHRPERIKGQRFAEGLAFGHVVLHEAPLPPERLLAENQQVEEIRLREGLNTLKASIDALLDGGQGKLAGQSFEVLETYRMFADDRGWNRSLEEAVRGGLTAEAAVDRVRNEHRARFAQARDPYIKERLHDFEDLANRLLRVLGGEKPGQRALPDDAILVARNLGPADLLEYPRDRIRGLLMEEGSAASHAAIVARALQIPCVGRLQGIRDRLSEGDLVIVDGETGEAHLRPRPDMLESVQSRMALRDQRQAEFAKLRDVPAITADGTRITLLTNAGLAVDLENLDATGAEGIGLFRTEFQFMVSEELPRLNSQTALYKLVLDAAGDRPVTFRTLDIGGDKVLPYMETSEREENPALGRRAIRLGLDRPSLLRLQLRALLAAGAGRELRVMFPMIATVDEFRAARELVDVECEWARRRGRPLPARLRVGAMIECPSLLWHLDALLPLTDFVSVGSNDLFQYMYAADRTNPLVSDRYDALSPPALRALQSIQKACAETGTPVSVCGELAGRPLEAFALITLGFTRLSAPAGGVGPVKRMILSADLVAARRSMANLLGSSAGSIRNEIESLARKLNVGL from the coding sequence ATGACGAGGGGGCCGCGCGTCCTCCTGCGCCAGATCCGCGAGGCCATGGCCGACGGCGGCCCGGCCCAGGGGCGTCTGGACGTCGTCGTCACCACCATCGCCCAGTCGATGGTGGCCGAGGTCTGCTCCATCTATCTGCGACGCGCCTCGGGCGAGCTCGAGCTGTTCGCCACCCACGGCCTGAACCGCGACGCCGTCCACGCCACCCGCCTGAAGGCCGGCGAGGGTCTGGTGGGCGAGGTCGCGCGCATGGCCCAGCCGATCAGCCTGTCGGACGCGCCCAACCACCCCAGCTTCTCGTATCGGCCGGAAACGGGCGAAGACCCCTATCACGCCTTCCTGGGTGCCCCCCTGCTGCGCGGCGGCCGTGCCATCGGCGTGCTGGTCGTCCAGAACAAGTCCGAGCGCCGCTACGACCCCGACGAGGTCGAGGACATCCAGACCATCGCCATGGTGCTGGCCGAGACCGTGGCCTCGGGCGAACTGCTGGCGCAGGAGGAGCTGCGCGACATCGAGGTCGCGCCGCACCGTCCCGAACGCATCAAGGGCCAGAGGTTCGCCGAGGGGCTGGCCTTCGGTCACGTGGTTCTGCACGAGGCCCCCCTGCCGCCGGAGCGACTGCTGGCCGAGAACCAGCAGGTCGAGGAGATCCGCCTGCGCGAGGGGCTGAACACGCTCAAGGCCTCGATCGACGCCCTGCTGGACGGGGGCCAGGGCAAGCTGGCGGGCCAGTCGTTCGAGGTGCTCGAGACCTACCGGATGTTTGCCGATGACCGGGGCTGGAACCGGTCGCTGGAAGAGGCCGTGCGGGGCGGGCTGACGGCCGAGGCCGCCGTGGACCGGGTGCGCAACGAACACCGCGCCCGCTTCGCCCAGGCGCGCGACCCCTACATCAAGGAACGGCTGCACGACTTCGAGGACCTGGCCAACCGGCTGCTCCGCGTTCTGGGCGGCGAGAAGCCGGGCCAGCGGGCGCTGCCCGACGACGCCATCCTGGTGGCCCGCAACCTGGGGCCCGCCGACCTGCTGGAGTATCCGCGCGACCGGATCCGCGGCCTCTTGATGGAGGAAGGCTCGGCGGCCAGCCATGCCGCCATCGTGGCCCGGGCGCTGCAGATCCCCTGCGTGGGCCGCCTGCAGGGCATCCGCGACCGGCTGAGCGAAGGCGATCTGGTCATCGTCGACGGCGAGACGGGCGAGGCGCATCTGCGGCCCCGGCCCGACATGCTGGAATCGGTGCAGTCGCGCATGGCGCTGCGCGACCAGCGCCAGGCCGAGTTCGCCAAGCTGCGTGACGTGCCGGCGATCACCGCCGACGGGACCCGCATCACCCTGCTGACCAATGCCGGGCTCGCGGTCGATCTAGAGAACCTCGACGCCACGGGGGCCGAGGGCATCGGCCTGTTCCGCACCGAGTTCCAGTTCATGGTGTCGGAGGAACTGCCCCGGCTGAACTCGCAGACGGCGCTGTACAAACTGGTGCTGGACGCCGCCGGCGACCGGCCGGTGACCTTCAGGACGCTCGACATCGGGGGCGACAAGGTCCTGCCCTATATGGAAACCAGCGAGCGCGAGGAGAACCCGGCCCTGGGTCGCCGCGCGATCCGGCTGGGTCTGGACCGGCCGTCCCTGCTCCGGCTCCAGCTGCGCGCGCTGCTGGCCGCGGGCGCGGGCCGCGAGCTGCGGGTCATGTTCCCCATGATCGCCACGGTGGACGAGTTCCGGGCCGCGCGCGAACTGGTCGACGTCGAATGCGAATGGGCGCGCCGTCGGGGACGGCCCCTGCCGGCCCGGCTGAGGGTCGGGGCGATGATCGAATGCCCCAGCCTGCTTTGGCATCTGGACGCGCTTCTGCCCCTGACGGACTTCGTCTCGGTCGGGTCCAACGACCTGTTCCAGTACATGTACGCCGCGGACCGGACCAATCCGCTGGTGTCGGATCGCTACGACGCCCTGTCGCCCCCGGCGCTGCGGGCCCTGCAGTCGATCCAGAAGGCCTGTGCCGAGACCGGCACGCCGGTGTCCGTCTGCGGGGAGCTGGCGGGGCGTCCGCTGGAAGCCTTCGCCCTGATCACCCTGGGATTCACGCGGCTGTCGGCCCCGGCCGGGGGCGTCGGACCCGTCAAGCGGATGATCCTGTCGGCCGATCTGGTCGCGGCCCGGCGCAGCATGGCGAACCTGCTGGGATCCTCGGCGGGCTCGATCCGCAACGAGATCGAAAGTCTGGCCCGGAAGTTGAACGTCGGTTTGTGA
- a CDS encoding helix-turn-helix domain-containing protein has product MGSGVMALDTGTVPDEFRAHPDWKDPVPSITDAATLGSGLRKARELSGRSMAELAADTRVHERYLRALEEDNVSALPSRVFAIGYVRAYAGALGLDEQLAVERYKRETPDASVALQAPVGVAFEDVKRYSPRIIGGVVLLAVAVIGWNVFQRVSLMQAPQPSDIAEVPESWSLGEVPGQDIVRVGAPMAAPPDQTTPALYITPGLEAELTGIDPTDTAAVAAAAARNAPPVQAAFNPRGAIYGASATASQVVLQAKKAGALVVRMADGRVLFARQLAAGEAWRAPADVSAIIDVSDPAAFDVYLNGELGGALTGVLTPLAQLNTRAQALARQTAAQVQADATAAQAAAARATLATQAGVARTVGSAEQTLSTTVSPG; this is encoded by the coding sequence ATGGGGTCAGGCGTCATGGCGCTGGATACGGGGACTGTCCCCGACGAGTTTCGGGCCCACCCGGACTGGAAGGACCCCGTGCCCTCCATCACGGATGCAGCGACTCTGGGCTCCGGCCTGCGCAAGGCCCGCGAGCTGTCGGGCCGGTCCATGGCCGAACTGGCCGCCGACACCCGGGTTCACGAACGCTATCTCCGCGCGCTGGAGGAGGACAACGTCTCGGCCCTGCCGTCGCGCGTCTTCGCCATCGGCTATGTCCGCGCCTATGCCGGAGCCCTGGGCCTCGACGAACAGCTGGCCGTCGAACGCTACAAGCGCGAGACGCCGGACGCCTCGGTCGCCCTCCAGGCCCCGGTCGGCGTCGCCTTCGAGGACGTCAAACGCTATTCGCCCCGCATCATCGGCGGCGTGGTCCTGCTGGCCGTGGCCGTCATCGGCTGGAACGTGTTCCAGCGCGTCAGCCTGATGCAGGCGCCCCAGCCCTCCGACATCGCCGAGGTTCCCGAAAGCTGGTCGCTGGGCGAAGTCCCCGGTCAGGATATCGTCCGCGTCGGCGCGCCGATGGCCGCCCCGCCGGACCAGACCACGCCCGCCCTCTACATCACCCCGGGCCTCGAGGCCGAGCTGACGGGCATCGACCCGACCGACACCGCCGCCGTCGCGGCCGCCGCGGCCCGCAACGCCCCGCCGGTCCAGGCCGCCTTCAACCCGCGCGGCGCCATCTACGGTGCCTCGGCCACCGCCTCCCAGGTCGTGCTGCAGGCGAAGAAGGCTGGCGCGCTCGTGGTGCGCATGGCCGACGGACGGGTGCTGTTCGCGCGTCAGCTGGCCGCGGGCGAGGCCTGGCGCGCGCCGGCCGACGTGTCCGCGATCATCGACGTGTCCGATCCGGCCGCCTTCGACGTCTATCTGAACGGCGAACTGGGCGGGGCCCTGACCGGGGTGCTGACGCCGCTGGCCCAGCTGAACACCCGCGCCCAGGCCCTGGCCCGCCAGACCGCCGCCCAGGTCCAGGCCGATGCGACCGCCGCCCAGGCCGCCGCCGCCCGCGCCACCCTGGCCACGCAGGCCGGCGTCGCCCGGACGGTCGGATCCGCCGAACAGACCCTGTCGACCACGGTCAGCCCGGGCTGA
- the ispG gene encoding flavodoxin-dependent (E)-4-hydroxy-3-methylbut-2-enyl-diphosphate synthase — translation MSDHSHIRPWRHIERRKSRQIMVGNVPVGGNAPISVQSMTNTLTSDASATIGQIRELEEAGADIVRVSCPDEASTAAFRTIAREAKVPLVADIHFHYKRGIEAAEAGAACLRINPGNIGNASRVRDVIQAAKDHGCSMRIGVNAGSLEKELLEKYGEPCPDAMVESALNHARILQDHDFHEFKISVKASDPFLTVAAYQQLAEAIDCPLHLGVTEAGPLRTGTIKSAIGMGNMLWAGIGDTIRVSLAADPVEEIKVGFDILKSLGLRHRGVNIIACPSCARQGFNVIETVGILEEKLAHIATPMSLSIIGCVVNGPGEALYTDIGFTGGGAGSGVVYLNGKIAHKLANDGMVEHIVEMVEAKAAELNAARDAAELQAAE, via the coding sequence ATGAGCGACCATTCCCACATCCGACCCTGGCGCCACATCGAGCGTCGGAAGTCCCGCCAGATCATGGTCGGCAACGTCCCGGTCGGCGGCAACGCCCCGATCAGCGTCCAGTCGATGACCAACACCCTGACGTCGGACGCCAGTGCGACGATCGGCCAGATCCGCGAACTGGAAGAGGCCGGGGCCGACATCGTCCGCGTCTCCTGCCCCGACGAGGCCTCGACCGCCGCCTTCCGCACCATCGCGCGCGAGGCGAAGGTGCCGCTCGTCGCCGACATCCATTTTCACTACAAGCGCGGCATCGAGGCCGCCGAGGCCGGCGCCGCCTGCCTGCGCATCAATCCGGGCAATATCGGCAATGCGTCGCGCGTCCGCGACGTCATCCAGGCCGCCAAGGACCATGGCTGCTCGATGCGCATCGGCGTCAACGCCGGCAGCCTCGAAAAGGAGCTGCTGGAGAAATACGGCGAGCCCTGCCCGGACGCCATGGTCGAGAGCGCGCTCAACCACGCCCGCATCCTCCAGGACCACGACTTCCACGAGTTCAAGATCTCGGTGAAGGCGTCGGACCCCTTCCTGACCGTGGCCGCCTATCAGCAGCTGGCCGAGGCCATCGACTGTCCGCTGCACCTGGGCGTCACCGAGGCCGGCCCCCTGCGCACCGGGACGATCAAGTCCGCCATCGGCATGGGCAACATGCTGTGGGCCGGGATCGGCGACACCATCCGCGTCAGCCTCGCCGCCGACCCGGTCGAGGAGATCAAGGTCGGCTTCGACATCCTGAAGTCGCTGGGCCTGCGCCACCGCGGCGTCAACATCATCGCCTGCCCCTCCTGCGCGCGTCAGGGCTTCAACGTCATCGAGACGGTGGGCATCCTGGAAGAGAAGCTGGCCCATATCGCCACGCCGATGTCGCTCTCGATCATCGGCTGCGTCGTCAACGGCCCGGGCGAGGCGCTCTACACGGACATCGGCTTCACCGGCGGCGGCGCGGGGTCGGGCGTGGTCTATCTGAACGGCAAGATCGCCCACAAACTGGCCAATGACGGCATGGTCGAGCACATCGTCGAGATGGTTGAGGCCAAGGCGGCCGAGCTCAACGCCGCCCGTGACGCCGCCGAGCTCCAGGCGGCGGAATAG
- a CDS encoding sulfite exporter TauE/SafE family protein, with the protein MDTFFLFLLVGVVAQAVDGALGMAYGVISSSVLLAFGVPPATASASVHGAEVFTTAASAGSHIWHRNVEWRLLVPLAVAGVIGGCLGAYVLAGLDGDVIKPFIVAYLAGMGCYILYRATRDQKPRHIPRWLVAPLGLVGGFFDAIGGGGWGPTVSSAMVGAGAEPRRAIGTVNTAEFFLTVAISATFVWALMTGHWKDADALENHLPAVAGLVVGGLMAAPFAGWITKTVPQRALTYGVGGLLLLLAGFQGLQLAGVFA; encoded by the coding sequence ATGGACACATTTTTCCTGTTTCTGCTGGTCGGGGTCGTGGCCCAGGCGGTCGATGGCGCGCTGGGGATGGCCTATGGCGTGATCTCGTCGTCTGTGCTGCTGGCCTTCGGCGTGCCGCCGGCGACCGCCTCGGCCAGCGTGCATGGCGCCGAGGTGTTTACGACCGCGGCCTCGGCGGGATCCCACATCTGGCACCGGAACGTGGAATGGCGGCTGCTGGTGCCCCTGGCCGTCGCCGGCGTCATCGGCGGCTGCCTCGGGGCCTATGTCCTGGCCGGCCTCGACGGTGACGTGATCAAGCCCTTCATCGTCGCCTATCTGGCCGGCATGGGTTGCTACATCCTGTATCGCGCCACCCGGGACCAGAAACCGCGCCACATCCCCCGCTGGCTGGTCGCGCCGCTGGGCCTCGTCGGCGGTTTCTTCGACGCCATCGGCGGGGGCGGCTGGGGGCCGACGGTCTCCTCGGCCATGGTCGGCGCCGGGGCCGAGCCGCGGCGGGCGATCGGGACCGTCAATACGGCCGAGTTCTTCCTGACCGTGGCGATCTCCGCGACCTTCGTCTGGGCCCTGATGACAGGGCACTGGAAGGACGCCGATGCGCTGGAGAACCATCTCCCGGCCGTGGCCGGTCTGGTCGTCGGCGGTCTGATGGCCGCGCCCTTCGCCGGATGGATCACGAAAACCGTGCCCCAGCGCGCCCTCACCTATGGCGTCGGCGGCCTGCTGCTGCTGCTCGCCGGCTTCCAGGGTCTGCAGCTGGCGGGCGTGTTCGCCTGA
- a CDS encoding response regulator has translation MSDTADSARTADETAIAETDRHRLEALLERYDGLIRDGRRPGPSEAAELSAMAGIFDLDPRRPFEAVWPDLRAILTAQAPRVPDEVAIFAPSDGLTLMIVEDDPAMAQDLTALMVEAGHAVVGPFHSAEAAEAAAALHGIDVALLDINLSGEGDGATLGRRLKTRWGTRVIFLSGNVTAAARHADIAEAIVIKPYRAADVLGALQRAVPGRSGQGRA, from the coding sequence ATGTCAGACACCGCAGACTCCGCCCGTACCGCGGACGAGACGGCGATCGCCGAAACGGATCGTCATCGTCTCGAGGCGCTTCTGGAGCGCTACGACGGACTGATCCGGGACGGGCGACGGCCCGGCCCGTCCGAGGCGGCGGAACTGTCGGCCATGGCGGGGATCTTCGATCTGGACCCCAGACGTCCGTTCGAGGCGGTGTGGCCGGATCTGCGGGCCATCCTGACCGCCCAGGCCCCCCGCGTGCCGGACGAGGTGGCGATCTTCGCCCCGTCGGACGGCCTGACGCTGATGATCGTCGAGGACGATCCGGCCATGGCCCAGGACCTGACCGCCCTGATGGTCGAGGCGGGCCATGCGGTGGTGGGGCCCTTCCACAGCGCCGAGGCGGCCGAGGCGGCCGCGGCGCTTCACGGCATCGATGTGGCGCTTCTGGACATCAACCTGTCGGGCGAGGGCGACGGGGCGACCCTGGGGCGCCGGCTCAAGACCCGCTGGGGCACCCGGGTGATCTTCCTGTCCGGGAATGTGACGGCCGCCGCGCGGCATGCCGATATCGCCGAGGCGATCGTGATAAAACCCTATCGCGCGGCCGATGTGCTCGGCGCGCTCCAGCGCGCGGTCCCCGGCCGGTCGGGCCAGGGTCGGGCCTGA
- the prfA gene encoding peptide chain release factor 1 → MHLPQSKLDQVLDRFHQVEARMGAASDGQEIVRLSKEHAEMKPVADAVLALAKARTEIEELQAMTADPEMAAMVADELETLNARLPEMERDVALLLAPRDADENASAVLEVRAGTGGDEAALFAGDLFRMYSRYASTRGWKVELDSATEGDAGGYKEIIATVTGDGVFGRLKFESGVHRVQRVPTTEAGGRIHTSAATVAVLPEVEDVEIDIQDKDIRIDTYRASGSGGQHVNKTDSAVRITHFPSGIVVTSSEKSQHVNRDKAMKNLRVRLYDMQRQMKDNARSDARKSQVGSGDRSERIRTYNFPQGRVTDHRIGLTLHSLPQILEGDLDALLNALIAEDQAARLSDLEAEFA, encoded by the coding sequence TTGCATCTGCCCCAGTCCAAGCTCGACCAGGTCCTGGACCGCTTCCACCAGGTGGAGGCGCGCATGGGCGCGGCCAGCGACGGGCAGGAGATCGTGCGCCTGTCCAAGGAGCACGCCGAGATGAAGCCGGTGGCGGACGCGGTGCTTGCTCTGGCCAAGGCCAGGACGGAGATCGAGGAGCTTCAGGCCATGACGGCCGATCCCGAGATGGCGGCCATGGTGGCCGACGAGCTGGAGACGCTGAACGCCCGCCTGCCGGAGATGGAGCGCGACGTCGCCCTGCTGCTGGCCCCGCGCGACGCCGACGAGAACGCCTCGGCCGTGCTGGAAGTCCGCGCCGGCACCGGCGGGGACGAGGCGGCCCTGTTCGCGGGCGACCTGTTCCGCATGTATTCCCGCTACGCGTCCACGCGCGGCTGGAAGGTCGAGCTGGACAGCGCCACCGAGGGCGACGCCGGCGGCTACAAGGAAATCATCGCCACGGTCACCGGCGACGGCGTCTTCGGCCGGCTGAAGTTCGAGAGCGGCGTGCACCGGGTCCAGCGCGTGCCGACCACCGAGGCCGGCGGCCGCATCCACACCTCGGCGGCCACCGTCGCCGTCCTGCCCGAGGTCGAGGACGTCGAGATCGACATCCAGGACAAGGACATCCGCATCGACACCTACCGCGCCTCCGGCTCGGGCGGCCAGCACGTCAACAAGACGGACTCCGCGGTGCGGATCACCCACTTCCCGTCCGGGATCGTGGTGACGTCCTCGGAAAAGTCCCAGCACGTCAATCGCGACAAGGCGATGAAGAACCTGCGGGTCCGGCTGTACGACATGCAGCGCCAGATGAAGGACAACGCCCGCTCGGACGCGCGCAAGTCCCAGGTCGGGTCGGGCGACCGGTCCGAACGCATCCGCACCTACAACTTCCCGCAAGGGCGGGTGACCGACCACCGGATTGGCCTGACCCTGCACAGCCTGCCCCAGATCCTGGAGGGCGATCTGGACGCCCTGCTGAACGCCCTGATCGCCGAGGACCAGGCCGCGCGCCTGTCCGACCTCGAAGCCGAGTTCGCCTGA
- the ccmC gene encoding heme ABC transporter permease CcmC codes for MFGLANPQRFMSFTRPLVPVLWVVAVALLLVGIWLSFTAPGDYQQGDTVRIMFVHVPASSLGLMAYSALGISSFFALVFRHPLADAAARAAALPGAAFTLLALVTGSLWGQPMWGTWWVWDARLTSVLVLFLFYLGYMALRSAIDDEARAARAAAILGLVGLINLPIVKFSVDWWNTLHQPASLLREGGTALAPVFLAPLLTMMAAYGALFLAVWLTSIRTEIVRRRVQSIRARMALEA; via the coding sequence ATGTTCGGCCTCGCCAATCCCCAACGCTTCATGTCGTTCACCCGGCCGCTTGTGCCGGTGCTGTGGGTCGTGGCCGTCGCGCTTCTGCTGGTGGGGATCTGGCTGAGCTTCACCGCCCCGGGCGACTATCAGCAAGGCGACACCGTCCGCATCATGTTCGTCCATGTGCCGGCGTCGTCGCTGGGGCTGATGGCCTATTCGGCGCTGGGGATCTCCAGCTTCTTCGCCCTCGTCTTCCGCCATCCGCTGGCGGATGCGGCGGCGCGGGCGGCGGCCCTGCCCGGTGCCGCCTTCACCCTGCTGGCGCTGGTGACGGGCTCGCTGTGGGGCCAGCCCATGTGGGGGACCTGGTGGGTCTGGGACGCGCGGCTGACCAGCGTGCTGGTGCTGTTCCTCTTCTACCTCGGCTACATGGCCCTGCGGTCCGCCATCGACGACGAGGCCCGCGCGGCCCGGGCCGCCGCCATCCTGGGGCTGGTCGGTTTGATCAACCTGCCGATCGTGAAATTCTCTGTCGACTGGTGGAACACCCTGCATCAGCCGGCGTCGCTGCTGCGCGAGGGGGGAACCGCCCTGGCCCCTGTCTTCCTCGCCCCCCTGCTGACCATGATGGCCGCCTACGGGGCCCTGTTCCTGGCCGTCTGGCTGACGTCCATCCGCACAGAGATCGTCCGCCGTCGGGTCCAGTCGATCCGTGCCCGCATGGCGCTGGAGGCCTGA
- the ccmD gene encoding heme exporter protein CcmD, whose product MFDLDMSPYAAFVWPAWGISALVLGAVVARAVAASRKWKAELKRLEDTPADRPQVAPRAVGPQE is encoded by the coding sequence ATGTTCGACCTGGACATGAGCCCCTATGCCGCCTTCGTCTGGCCCGCCTGGGGGATCAGCGCCCTCGTGCTGGGCGCGGTCGTCGCGCGCGCGGTGGCTGCGTCGCGCAAATGGAAGGCCGAGCTGAAGCGGCTGGAAGACACGCCCGCCGACCGGCCTCAAGTAGCGCCCCGCGCGGTAGGCCCACAAGAATGA
- a CDS encoding DsbE family thiol:disulfide interchange protein has protein sequence MSRWFSIIPLVVLALLAVLFIGWSLKRDPEFKPAALVGQTVPETVLPILQDGVPGPQNVDIRTAGVGKPMIVNVFASWCAPCRVEHPQLLKLQAQGIAVVGIAYKDEPEATQAFLDELGDPFAMVLVDQDGRAGLEMGISGVPESFAVNAMGEVVAKSSGPLLTDADLKRMTDALVAPSRPLPTATSR, from the coding sequence ATGAGCCGCTGGTTCTCCATCATCCCGCTGGTGGTGCTGGCCTTGCTGGCCGTGCTGTTCATCGGCTGGTCGCTGAAGCGCGATCCGGAGTTCAAGCCCGCCGCCCTGGTCGGCCAGACGGTGCCGGAGACGGTCCTGCCCATCCTGCAGGACGGCGTGCCCGGCCCCCAGAATGTCGACATCCGCACGGCCGGCGTCGGCAAGCCGATGATCGTCAACGTCTTCGCCAGCTGGTGCGCCCCCTGCCGGGTCGAGCACCCCCAGCTGCTCAAGCTGCAGGCCCAGGGGATCGCTGTCGTCGGCATCGCCTACAAGGACGAACCCGAGGCCACCCAGGCCTTCCTCGACGAACTGGGCGACCCCTTCGCCATGGTCCTGGTCGATCAGGACGGCCGGGCGGGTCTGGAGATGGGGATTTCGGGCGTGCCCGAGAGTTTCGCCGTCAACGCCATGGGCGAGGTGGTGGCCAAGTCCTCCGGCCCCCTGCTGACCGACGCCGACCTGAAACGGATGACCGACGCCCTGGTCGCCCCCTCGCGCCCCCTGCCCACCGCCACGTCGCGATAG
- a CDS encoding MarR family winged helix-turn-helix transcriptional regulator: MVKSGKQARRAGTLADSPSHLMHRVLQLALDIYSEEAGSDGPTQRQFAVMEAVSVKSGLTQTDLVKATGIDRSTLADLVARMTTKGLLARERSSLDARAMAVSLSDEGKALLEAARPRVEAADKRIMGLLPKGKRDVFLELLGELAASADAAPEQAKADAKALKKAQKEARKAEKAARKAAEPAGKVRKAKKAKVAEPVA; encoded by the coding sequence ATGGTCAAGTCCGGCAAACAGGCGAGGCGGGCGGGAACGCTGGCGGATTCGCCCAGCCATCTGATGCACCGGGTGCTGCAGCTGGCGCTCGACATCTATTCCGAGGAAGCCGGGTCCGACGGTCCCACCCAGCGCCAGTTCGCGGTAATGGAGGCCGTGTCGGTCAAGTCCGGCCTGACCCAGACCGATCTGGTCAAGGCGACGGGCATCGATCGCTCCACCCTGGCCGATCTGGTCGCCCGCATGACCACCAAGGGCCTTCTGGCCCGCGAACGCTCCAGCCTGGATGCCCGCGCCATGGCCGTCAGCCTGTCGGACGAGGGCAAGGCCTTGCTGGAGGCGGCCCGTCCCCGCGTCGAGGCGGCCGACAAGCGGATCATGGGTCTGCTGCCCAAGGGCAAGCGCGACGTGTTTCTGGAACTGCTGGGCGAACTGGCCGCCTCCGCCGATGCCGCGCCTGAACAGGCCAAGGCCGACGCCAAGGCGCTGAAGAAGGCCCAGAAGGAAGCCCGGAAGGCGGAAAAGGCGGCGAGGAAGGCGGCCGAGCCCGCCGGCAAGGTCCGCAAGGCCAAGAAGGCGAAGGTCGCCGAGCCGGTCGCCTAG
- a CDS encoding inner membrane-spanning protein YciB, whose product MTDAQPPRAGPPPWVRQLVDFGALLAFGVTFLVFRLRGLPGDEALVHATWALVGGSAVAVIVGLLVEKRLALMPLLVGGFALVFGVLTLLTNDDVWVKVKVTVLNASLAVALLGGLRLGKQPLKALLGTVLPINDAAWRTLTFRYGLYFLAVAVVNELVRSEALVAWVAARVGMTGVDPADVWVSFRGVLWIASSVFGLSQVPLIMKNMLPDADRDGPVDPSAPARPDTAP is encoded by the coding sequence ATGACCGACGCACAGCCCCCCCGCGCCGGCCCGCCGCCCTGGGTCCGCCAGCTGGTCGATTTCGGCGCGCTTCTGGCGTTTGGCGTGACCTTCCTGGTCTTCCGCCTGCGCGGCCTGCCGGGCGACGAGGCCCTGGTGCATGCGACCTGGGCGCTGGTCGGCGGGTCGGCCGTCGCCGTGATCGTCGGCCTGCTGGTCGAGAAGCGACTGGCGCTGATGCCGCTGCTGGTCGGCGGGTTCGCCCTGGTGTTCGGGGTCCTGACCCTGCTGACCAATGACGACGTCTGGGTCAAGGTGAAGGTGACGGTGCTGAACGCCTCCCTGGCCGTGGCGCTTCTGGGCGGTCTGCGGCTGGGCAAACAGCCGCTGAAGGCCCTGCTGGGCACCGTCCTGCCGATCAACGACGCGGCGTGGCGGACGCTGACGTTCCGCTACGGGCTCTATTTTCTGGCCGTGGCCGTGGTCAACGAGCTGGTGCGGTCGGAGGCCCTGGTGGCCTGGGTCGCGGCGCGGGTCGGCATGACGGGCGTCGATCCGGCCGACGTCTGGGTCAGCTTCCGCGGCGTGCTGTGGATCGCCTCGTCCGTGTTCGGCCTGTCGCAGGTGCCGCTGATCATGAAGAACATGCTGCCCGACGCGGACAGGGACGGCCCCGTCGACCCGTCGGCCCCCGCCCGGCCCGACACCGCGCCCTGA